A region from the Bacillus sp. (in: firmicutes) genome encodes:
- a CDS encoding sensor histidine kinase, producing the protein MRAIKLHTKMALFICLLLLIVLGILGSYFTHMISETLEEQTGKRALHVATTVAEMPAIREAFSLENPSSVIQPIAEDVRIKTGAEFVVVGNKDSIRYSHPIPERIGKKMVGGDNDRALIKGESYVSKAVGSLGPSLRGKAPIFDEKGEVIGIVSVGFLLEDIETIEKHYQFKVMFLVVFVLTIGAIGSFYISKGFKKAIFGLEPHEIASLFVEKHAILESVREGIIAINNSGNITMVNQQAYDILGMDRKKNWIGQSIHEVIPNSRMVEVLQTKESHFDEELKIGNNELIVNRVPIFNGDDIIGVVSSFRKKTEIDQLTKELTQVHRFAEALRSQTHEYSNKLNTISGLIQLGSYQEALDFIHKETVEYQTIIQQLMRTVPDTMIAAIILGKYNRAHELKIDLQIDEESSMKDIPPHIHREKLVTIIGNLLDNAFDAVLAANKKEKTVHLFMTDIGDDLIFEVEDSGNGIPEELIDQIFQKGVSTKKGEGRGMGLYLANQAAHYLNGYITVENSPQGGAVFTVVIPKRGKEHE; encoded by the coding sequence ATGAGAGCAATTAAGCTTCATACGAAAATGGCGTTGTTTATTTGTTTGCTCTTGTTAATAGTGTTAGGGATCTTAGGATCTTATTTTACCCATATGATCTCTGAAACGTTGGAAGAACAAACAGGGAAAAGGGCGTTACATGTTGCGACAACGGTTGCTGAGATGCCAGCGATTCGCGAGGCATTTAGTTTAGAGAATCCATCTTCTGTGATTCAACCGATTGCTGAAGATGTGCGCATCAAAACCGGAGCCGAATTTGTCGTTGTCGGAAATAAAGATAGTATTCGCTATTCCCATCCGATTCCTGAGCGGATTGGGAAAAAGATGGTTGGTGGGGATAACGATCGTGCGCTAATAAAAGGCGAGTCGTACGTATCCAAAGCGGTCGGTTCTCTTGGTCCATCTTTACGAGGGAAAGCGCCGATTTTTGACGAAAAAGGAGAAGTCATTGGCATTGTGTCGGTTGGCTTTCTTTTAGAAGACATTGAAACGATCGAAAAGCACTATCAATTCAAAGTGATGTTTCTTGTTGTTTTCGTCCTCACAATTGGAGCAATCGGTTCTTTTTACATTTCCAAAGGGTTTAAAAAGGCGATTTTTGGACTGGAACCTCATGAGATTGCGAGTCTATTTGTTGAAAAACACGCCATTTTAGAATCTGTTCGTGAAGGGATTATTGCCATTAATAACAGCGGGAACATTACGATGGTTAACCAACAAGCTTATGACATTCTCGGGATGGACCGGAAGAAAAATTGGATTGGTCAATCGATTCATGAAGTAATACCAAACTCACGTATGGTAGAAGTGCTCCAAACGAAAGAAAGTCATTTTGACGAAGAACTCAAGATTGGAAACAACGAACTCATTGTCAATCGGGTACCCATTTTTAATGGCGATGACATCATAGGAGTCGTATCTAGTTTTCGGAAAAAAACAGAAATTGACCAACTGACGAAAGAATTAACCCAAGTTCACCGATTCGCTGAAGCATTACGCTCTCAAACGCATGAATATTCGAATAAACTAAACACCATCTCAGGACTCATACAACTTGGTTCTTATCAAGAAGCGCTCGATTTTATACATAAAGAAACTGTAGAATATCAAACGATCATTCAACAGTTAATGCGAACGGTTCCAGATACGATGATTGCCGCTATTATTCTAGGAAAATATAACCGGGCCCACGAGTTAAAAATCGACTTGCAGATAGATGAAGAGAGCAGTATGAAAGACATCCCACCCCATATCCATCGCGAGAAGCTTGTCACCATCATTGGAAACTTACTTGATAACGCCTTTGACGCCGTGTTAGCCGCAAATAAAAAAGAAAAAACGGTTCATTTATTTATGACGGATATCGGGGACGATTTGATTTTTGAAGTCGAGGACTCCGGGAACGGCATACCGGAAGAGTTGATCGATCAAATTTTTCAAAAAGGTGTGAGCACGAAAAAAGGGGAAGGAAGAGGTATGGGGCTATATTTAGCCAACCAAGCCGCTCACTATTTAAATGGGTACATTACGGTTGAGAACAGTCCTCAAGGAGGGGCCGTTTTTACCGTCGTCATTCCGAAAAGGGGGAAAGAGCATGAGTAA
- a CDS encoding endonuclease: MQQLVTNYFSEQQERQVNDRLRTSLLLLKNQEKIRQDPTHYYNEESDIKDIQTYYKDVSHPNKSATELFHLFHELVKTTHKNQLPYSISKDRYLYPWVDLQPDGSVKSIYSGEKEDPQKLIQEDFLTNQKRYVQFQSLLKQVKKKDSTLLKKMKIIDRELKYNTEHIVPQSWFHAREPMKGDLHHLFVCHPTCNSRRSNYPYADFSFYQPELPTEKIRNHCGIVMDGRFEPEYGKGAAARAMLYFLLRYPKAIKKSFLEQIDLRLLIQWHEAFPVTIYEKHRNQAIYHIQGNRNPFIDFPDLVHEIHF, from the coding sequence ATGCAACAATTAGTGACGAATTATTTCTCCGAACAACAAGAAAGGCAAGTGAACGATCGTCTTCGCACTTCGCTTCTTTTATTAAAAAATCAAGAGAAAATTCGGCAAGATCCCACCCATTATTATAATGAAGAAAGTGATATAAAAGACATTCAAACCTATTATAAAGATGTTAGCCATCCAAATAAATCTGCGACGGAATTGTTTCACCTTTTTCATGAACTAGTCAAAACAACGCATAAAAACCAATTACCTTATTCCATCAGTAAAGACCGCTATTTATATCCATGGGTCGATTTGCAACCGGATGGATCGGTGAAAAGTATTTATTCTGGGGAAAAAGAGGATCCGCAAAAGCTCATTCAGGAAGACTTTTTAACGAATCAAAAAAGGTATGTCCAATTCCAATCCCTTTTAAAACAAGTGAAAAAGAAGGACTCTACCTTATTGAAAAAAATGAAAATTATTGATAGGGAACTAAAGTATAATACAGAACATATTGTTCCCCAATCTTGGTTTCATGCACGTGAACCAATGAAAGGCGATTTGCATCATTTATTTGTCTGCCATCCTACTTGCAATTCAAGAAGGTCCAATTACCCCTATGCTGACTTTTCTTTTTATCAACCCGAATTACCAACAGAAAAAATCCGCAATCATTGTGGGATCGTCATGGACGGACGCTTCGAACCTGAATACGGAAAAGGCGCCGCTGCTCGAGCGATGCTGTACTTTCTTTTACGCTACCCAAAGGCCATCAAAAAAAGCTTCTTAGAACAAATCGATCTTCGTTTACTCATCCAATGGCATGAAGCATTCCCTGTCACCATCTATGAAAAACACCGCAACCAAGCCATTTATCACATTCAAGGAAACCGTAACCCGTTTATTGATTTTCCAGATTTGGTACATGAAATTCATTTCTAA
- a CDS encoding LytR family transcriptional regulator, whose protein sequence is MANQLRSERKKKKKRWWKRIGVFFLFVLIAGGAYAYSVYHSLNKAIETIHEPIERVKSGKREEELKLEKKEPFSVLLLGVDERKNDSGRSDTMIVLTVNPNEPSVQMVSIPRDTRTLIVGKGVKDKINHAYAFGGVDMAIATVENFLDIPIDYYIQVNMEGFKDIVDAVDGVTVQNDFSFTYGGVHFPKGEITLNGEEALLYSRMRKQDPRGDFGRQDRQQKIIQGVIKKGASISSLWNYGDIFNAISKNVKTNMSFEEMVEIQKNYREAGKHIDRHQISGSGKTINSVWYLIVSDEEKERVQTLLKKHLELND, encoded by the coding sequence ATGGCAAATCAATTGCGAAGTGAGCGTAAAAAAAAGAAAAAGCGCTGGTGGAAACGGATCGGGGTGTTCTTCCTCTTTGTTTTGATAGCTGGAGGAGCGTATGCGTATTCTGTTTATCATTCTTTAAATAAAGCCATTGAAACCATCCACGAACCGATTGAGCGAGTGAAGTCGGGTAAACGTGAAGAAGAATTGAAGTTGGAGAAAAAAGAACCTTTTTCGGTGTTGCTCCTTGGTGTCGATGAGCGAAAAAATGACAGCGGACGTTCCGATACAATGATTGTGTTGACGGTAAATCCGAATGAGCCTTCTGTTCAAATGGTCAGCATTCCACGGGATACGCGAACGTTGATTGTCGGTAAAGGGGTTAAAGATAAAATTAACCATGCGTATGCGTTTGGTGGTGTAGATATGGCTATCGCCACGGTGGAAAACTTTTTAGATATCCCGATTGATTACTATATTCAAGTGAACATGGAAGGATTTAAAGATATTGTCGATGCGGTCGATGGAGTGACGGTTCAGAATGATTTTTCGTTTACGTATGGAGGAGTCCATTTTCCTAAAGGGGAAATTACGTTAAACGGCGAGGAAGCTTTATTATATTCACGTATGCGCAAACAGGACCCGCGTGGAGATTTCGGCCGCCAAGATCGTCAGCAAAAAATTATACAAGGGGTCATCAAAAAAGGCGCAAGCATTTCAAGCTTGTGGAACTACGGAGATATTTTTAACGCGATAAGTAAAAACGTAAAAACAAATATGTCGTTTGAAGAAATGGTCGAAATTCAGAAAAACTACCGAGAAGCTGGAAAACATATCGACCGCCACCAAATCTCTGGAAGCGGAAAAACGATCAACTCGGTATGGTATCTCATCGTGTCTGATGAAGAAAAAGAAAGAGTGCAAACATTATTAAAAAAGCACCTTGAACTTAACGATTAG
- a CDS encoding transposase has translation MNNTTKVIKRNDYGYKNFKRFRARILLRHQYKGMGLHIG, from the coding sequence ATCAATAATACGACAAAAGTCATCAAGCGAAACGACTATGGATATAAAAACTTCAAGAGATTTCGAGCAAGAATCTTATTAAGACATCAGTATAAAGGAATGGGTCTACATATAGGATAG
- a CDS encoding HlyD family efflux transporter periplasmic adaptor subunit has product MKKTWIGWSVLFLLVGLNVCLLVKKDSPITSYSFISEWDEVKIRDLEQIVSTKGKVTPADEYHIYFDERKGSFEQFLVDEEEFVQSGDPLFQYRTDDTDDITLQLQERMDQLEKEADSLEEFIEELEDILDEQEANEETNTGTKVALQTEIFQKQHELNVIEAEIDSLENQLLSLNGNETIITEQSPVDGIIRSINYSLTNPIMTIIVDEPVVKGNVQEADLDQLEKGMTVRVKLDNETTAEGTVTAVSPFPEEKEEKLMYPVTVQLNDVDDMELPFGKKVNMEIITATAPSVMSVHLSSVKNGKNQAFVWTMNGKGQAVKQPVTLGLETETYVAVADGLSENQLVVANPEKVQENKSPVLFPHTKIDPIFKKSTYKKKHWKYLVYGFLGTNRMP; this is encoded by the coding sequence ATGAAAAAAACATGGATTGGATGGAGTGTGCTTTTCCTTCTCGTCGGTTTGAATGTATGTTTACTAGTCAAAAAAGATTCTCCGATTACGAGCTATTCTTTCATAAGTGAATGGGATGAAGTGAAAATCAGAGATTTGGAGCAAATTGTATCTACAAAAGGAAAAGTAACGCCGGCTGACGAATATCACATCTATTTTGATGAGCGAAAAGGCTCGTTTGAACAGTTTCTCGTCGATGAGGAGGAATTTGTTCAATCAGGCGATCCTCTATTTCAATATCGAACAGATGATACGGATGACATAACACTTCAGTTACAAGAACGAATGGACCAATTAGAGAAAGAGGCCGATAGTTTAGAAGAGTTCATTGAAGAACTAGAAGACATATTAGATGAACAAGAAGCAAATGAGGAAACTAACACGGGGACAAAAGTCGCTTTACAGACAGAAATTTTTCAAAAGCAACATGAACTAAACGTTATTGAAGCAGAGATCGATTCATTAGAAAACCAATTGTTAAGTTTGAACGGGAACGAAACAATCATTACGGAACAAAGTCCAGTCGATGGTATTATCCGCTCAATTAATTATTCGTTAACCAATCCAATCATGACAATTATTGTGGATGAACCGGTCGTGAAAGGAAACGTCCAAGAAGCAGACCTTGACCAATTAGAAAAAGGAATGACTGTCCGAGTAAAATTAGATAACGAAACAACTGCCGAAGGAACGGTTACTGCGGTTTCTCCATTTCCAGAAGAGAAAGAAGAAAAATTAATGTATCCTGTAACAGTGCAATTAAATGATGTCGACGACATGGAACTACCGTTTGGAAAAAAGGTTAATATGGAAATCATCACGGCAACAGCTCCGTCCGTGATGTCGGTTCACTTATCAAGTGTGAAAAACGGGAAGAATCAAGCGTTCGTATGGACGATGAATGGAAAAGGACAAGCAGTAAAACAGCCTGTAACGTTAGGTCTAGAAACAGAAACGTATGTGGCAGTAGCAGACGGGTTGAGTGAAAATCAACTAGTAGTCGCGAACCCAGAAAAGGTGCAGGAAAACAAATCACCTGTTCTTTTCCCTCATACGAAGATTGACCCTATTTTCAAAAAATCAACATACAAAAAAAAACATTGGAAATATCTTGTGTACGGTTTTCTCGGTACGAACCGGATGCCGTAA
- a CDS encoding acyclic terpene utilization AtuA family protein gives MKEIRILSPQGMLGYGYPIESLEYGLAQHPHAISVDAGSTDGGPHRLGMGVGGVSRYATKKDLKPLVIAAKKHNIPLLIGSAGGSGANLRVQWTVDILKEIAEEENIELTIAAIYADVSKEWLMTKWEQGKVTSVGSAPLLTEQAIQDTTALVGQMGVEPYLEALKEGVDIIVGGRTYDPVMTAALPLFYRMDPGLSWHMGKILECGAIAATPGTAKDGMIGMIRDDHFLVRPLHPSRKCTIQSVAAHTLYEKSHPYLLPGPGGILDLSQCKFSQEDERTVRVTGSQFIPSSQYEIKLEGVRPSGYRTVLVAGVRDPFFIHQLETIIEKVKMDVADYFPEIESSEAKLYFKYYGLNGVMGPWEKTSSEPLEVGIVIEVVAPTQELADSICAYARSVLMHIDYEGRVSTAGNLALPFAPPEFSAGQVFEFSIYHTVAVDDPLELFTIKRITLGRRKS, from the coding sequence ATGAAAGAAATTCGAATTCTCTCCCCTCAAGGAATGCTTGGATACGGCTATCCGATCGAATCTTTAGAATACGGACTAGCACAACATCCCCATGCAATTAGTGTGGATGCGGGCTCAACAGATGGTGGCCCGCACCGGTTGGGGATGGGGGTAGGAGGTGTAAGTCGTTATGCTACGAAAAAAGACTTAAAGCCTCTTGTGATAGCTGCAAAAAAGCACAACATCCCCCTTCTCATCGGATCAGCTGGAGGTTCAGGCGCCAACCTTCGTGTTCAATGGACGGTGGATATATTAAAAGAAATTGCTGAAGAAGAAAATATAGAGCTAACGATTGCAGCCATTTACGCAGATGTGTCCAAGGAATGGTTAATGACCAAATGGGAACAAGGAAAAGTCACGTCGGTCGGTTCCGCTCCTCTTTTAACCGAACAGGCGATTCAAGATACAACCGCCCTAGTAGGACAAATGGGCGTAGAACCGTATTTAGAGGCCTTAAAAGAAGGAGTCGACATCATCGTAGGTGGCCGAACGTATGACCCGGTGATGACGGCTGCTCTTCCCCTTTTCTATAGAATGGACCCTGGTCTCAGCTGGCATATGGGAAAAATTTTGGAGTGCGGGGCAATCGCTGCCACACCAGGGACGGCTAAAGACGGCATGATTGGTATGATCCGCGATGACCACTTTTTAGTTCGTCCGTTACATCCGAGCCGAAAATGTACCATCCAATCCGTAGCTGCACATACGTTGTATGAAAAATCTCATCCCTACCTTCTACCAGGTCCAGGGGGTATCCTTGATTTATCACAGTGCAAATTTTCGCAAGAAGATGAGCGAACCGTTCGTGTCACAGGTAGTCAATTTATTCCTTCGTCCCAATACGAGATTAAATTAGAGGGGGTTCGACCTTCAGGTTATCGAACAGTACTCGTTGCAGGCGTTCGCGATCCTTTCTTCATCCATCAACTGGAAACCATTATTGAAAAAGTGAAAATGGATGTCGCCGACTATTTTCCTGAAATTGAGTCCAGCGAAGCGAAACTTTATTTTAAATATTATGGACTCAATGGGGTGATGGGCCCTTGGGAGAAAACATCATCTGAGCCACTGGAGGTCGGAATCGTGATCGAAGTCGTGGCACCAACGCAAGAATTAGCAGATAGTATTTGTGCCTACGCCCGGTCCGTGTTGATGCATATCGATTATGAAGGAAGAGTATCTACCGCCGGAAATTTAGCACTTCCTTTTGCACCTCCAGAATTTTCAGCAGGGCAAGTGTTTGAGTTCTCGATTTATCATACAGTTGCTGTCGATGACCCTCTCGAACTTTTTACGATTAAACGTATCACCTTGGGAAGGAGAAAGTCATGA
- a CDS encoding DUF4387 domain-containing protein codes for MSKQPLKDLAQVVRSKNAGPFEITFDMIFPDQPSYERVKTSNVITKETIANLYQIHLEDIVELVYFDQAYAIKFTIKRTISSGAPGERDTYGAQQHAPLLELMIP; via the coding sequence ATGAGTAAACAACCTTTAAAAGACCTCGCTCAAGTTGTTCGTAGTAAAAATGCCGGACCGTTTGAAATAACATTTGATATGATTTTTCCAGACCAGCCCTCCTACGAACGAGTAAAAACGTCCAATGTAATTACGAAAGAAACGATTGCGAACCTCTATCAAATCCATCTAGAGGACATTGTCGAACTTGTCTATTTTGACCAAGCCTATGCGATTAAATTTACAATCAAACGAACCATTTCCTCAGGAGCGCCTGGAGAACGAGATACCTATGGTGCGCAGCAGCACGCTCCACTTCTCGAACTTATGATCCCTTAA
- a CDS encoding S-layer homology domain-containing protein: MKILNKTILFLLISFFVLACSHLLPVEAGEKEIKVGVVVSALSEEYAFIERPGGYNHGVYIMPKSIGSSIKNKRIKTKILLESLGYEVAYINDQQLSNVNELKKYDTVFFPNTVMMSKQQREAVRKYIKDGGGAIFAFAFARNESAHFPYKDTDLDLTPLIYDTKTWIWEWDNVSELFQSAFVNDVMVGNAKMTSTGNHPIVKNTKKQIGTSEVVIQDMRYNMYGPTWIEVINPYPNSYVTPLLQYSYIGYSSVPKHTPIGTGAAYAIEYGKGKAVWFGFQPLNYIAVPNERSNEWDVQNPKGRKEVRGEAWDGLIGGDVLKVFLDESVKWTSHPLDTFHSINRDVSIRLSDVRAYPRANDYVVYATMTSKNEGNVITRGTMTVQLIDPSGKVKDTYEKYIVGIIPLGASYPEKIQLFLPKNPVEGNYRLVATYHTGRRNKDGLSIAADSKIISITNNRSQATIKDGAVFSDVSSSFWAKKDINHLFNLGIFNGYKNGTFRPNQPITRLEAATVLVRSLGLSTKNRPDPKLVDVKPGQEGYDIIATVVDQGIFSGSNGYFRANNPLTREQMAKILVNAYQLTGTETVSFKDVELNRWSYPYISVLKANKVTNVQEHFRPTEKTTRAQFAAFVRRSMLMSHFTQ; encoded by the coding sequence ATGAAGATTTTGAATAAGACAATCCTATTCTTGTTGATTTCTTTTTTTGTACTTGCTTGTTCACATTTACTTCCTGTAGAAGCAGGCGAAAAAGAAATTAAAGTAGGAGTCGTAGTTTCAGCACTAAGTGAGGAATATGCCTTTATTGAGCGGCCAGGTGGTTACAATCATGGGGTTTATATTATGCCAAAATCCATTGGTTCTTCCATTAAAAACAAACGCATTAAAACAAAAATCCTTCTAGAAAGCCTCGGGTATGAAGTAGCGTACATTAATGATCAACAACTAAGTAACGTTAATGAATTAAAGAAGTATGATACTGTGTTTTTTCCTAACACAGTGATGATGTCTAAACAACAACGGGAAGCTGTTAGAAAATATATCAAAGATGGTGGTGGCGCAATTTTTGCCTTTGCATTTGCACGAAATGAGAGTGCTCACTTTCCTTATAAAGACACAGACTTAGATCTAACGCCGCTTATATACGATACGAAGACGTGGATTTGGGAGTGGGATAATGTAAGCGAGTTGTTCCAGTCCGCTTTTGTTAACGATGTAATGGTTGGAAATGCGAAGATGACTAGTACGGGAAATCATCCAATAGTTAAAAATACGAAAAAACAAATCGGTACATCAGAAGTGGTCATCCAAGATATGAGATACAACATGTATGGGCCAACATGGATTGAGGTTATTAACCCATATCCAAATAGTTATGTCACGCCGTTATTACAATACAGCTATATTGGTTATTCGAGTGTGCCTAAACATACGCCAATTGGAACGGGAGCGGCTTATGCAATCGAATACGGAAAAGGAAAAGCTGTATGGTTTGGTTTTCAGCCGTTAAATTATATAGCTGTCCCTAATGAACGTTCGAATGAATGGGATGTCCAAAATCCAAAAGGCCGAAAAGAGGTTAGAGGGGAAGCATGGGACGGTTTAATTGGCGGCGATGTGCTGAAAGTCTTCCTTGATGAGTCCGTGAAGTGGACATCTCACCCGTTGGACACTTTTCATTCGATAAACCGGGACGTTTCGATTCGCTTAAGCGACGTTCGAGCGTATCCACGAGCAAATGATTATGTCGTTTACGCAACAATGACCAGCAAAAATGAAGGAAACGTAATTACAAGAGGCACGATGACTGTGCAACTGATCGATCCTTCTGGAAAAGTAAAAGACACTTATGAAAAATACATAGTAGGCATTATACCTCTTGGTGCAAGCTATCCAGAGAAAATTCAGTTATTTTTACCGAAAAATCCAGTGGAAGGAAATTATCGATTGGTCGCTACCTATCATACGGGAAGAAGGAATAAAGATGGACTAAGCATCGCAGCAGACTCTAAAATTATTTCCATCACAAATAACCGCAGTCAAGCGACAATAAAAGATGGCGCTGTCTTTTCGGACGTTTCTTCATCCTTTTGGGCCAAAAAAGATATTAATCATCTATTTAACTTAGGTATCTTCAATGGCTATAAAAATGGTACATTTCGCCCTAATCAACCAATAACGAGACTAGAGGCAGCAACCGTTCTAGTTCGTTCTCTCGGGTTATCTACTAAAAATCGTCCAGATCCAAAGTTAGTAGATGTAAAACCAGGTCAAGAAGGCTACGACATTATCGCAACGGTTGTGGATCAAGGAATATTTAGCGGCTCGAACGGTTATTTTCGTGCAAACAATCCGTTAACCCGAGAACAGATGGCAAAAATTTTGGTGAACGCCTATCAGTTAACAGGCACCGAAACAGTTTCCTTTAAGGATGTAGAGTTAAATCGCTGGTCGTATCCATACATTTCTGTCTTAAAAGCCAATAAAGTGACAAATGTACAAGAACATTTCCGACCTACTGAGAAAACAACCCGCGCTCAGTTTGCTGCCTTTGTAAGAAGGTCTATGCTAATGTCTCATTTTACTCAATGA
- a CDS encoding response regulator translates to MSNVQVLIVEDDMKISEINRRFTEKVEGFEVCGVASSIDEAKEVIAILEPDLLLLDVYFPDGDGIDFLWYIRQHYRDVDVILITAAKEVDRVEAAIRGGVFDFLIKPIIFKRLQQTLEKYREYRNNLQTMKEVNQHQVDRLLHRMKEEEVNESVVPKGIDPLTLKKVQQHLLRFSDGVTAEELGQYVGVSRTTARRYLEYLVSTGAVRADLTYGSVGRPERRYISLQFKGS, encoded by the coding sequence ATGAGTAACGTCCAAGTACTCATTGTGGAAGATGATATGAAAATATCAGAAATTAATCGTCGCTTTACGGAAAAAGTAGAAGGATTTGAAGTATGCGGAGTGGCGTCGTCGATTGATGAAGCGAAAGAGGTCATCGCTATTCTTGAGCCAGACCTCTTGTTACTTGATGTGTATTTTCCCGATGGGGACGGAATCGATTTTTTATGGTATATTCGACAACATTACCGAGACGTTGATGTGATTTTAATTACGGCAGCGAAGGAAGTGGATCGAGTAGAAGCAGCGATTCGCGGCGGAGTGTTTGACTTTTTAATTAAACCGATTATTTTTAAACGACTCCAGCAAACATTAGAAAAATACCGTGAATATCGAAATAATCTCCAAACAATGAAAGAAGTCAACCAACATCAAGTCGATCGCTTATTGCATCGTATGAAGGAAGAAGAAGTGAACGAATCGGTCGTTCCTAAAGGGATTGATCCATTAACGTTAAAAAAAGTACAACAGCATCTATTACGGTTTTCCGATGGAGTTACTGCGGAAGAATTAGGTCAATACGTGGGTGTGAGTCGAACCACCGCTCGCCGTTATTTAGAATATCTCGTCTCGACAGGAGCGGTACGTGCCGACCTCACGTATGGTAGTGTCGGCAGACCTGAACGAAGATATATTTCCTTACAATTTAAGGGATCATAA
- a CDS encoding NERD domain-containing protein → MIKKERKIPLILQKYEALLRRLPAAHPKRELIEKELSKRRAGYEGEKSIDYYLNEISKDRYFIFHDLRLPIGDSFVQVDMVLLSASYLLILEVKNIKGTLYLDPYIQLLRVIDSEEEAFPDPILQTERQQKKLISWLTSYQLPMLPIEFLIVISDSQNRSSP, encoded by the coding sequence TTGATAAAAAAAGAACGTAAAATTCCTCTTATTCTCCAAAAATATGAAGCTTTGCTACGAAGGCTTCCGGCAGCTCATCCGAAACGGGAACTGATTGAAAAAGAGCTATCGAAAAGACGTGCAGGATATGAAGGAGAGAAGTCAATCGACTACTATCTAAATGAGATTTCGAAGGATCGTTACTTTATTTTTCATGATCTGCGGCTACCGATAGGCGATTCCTTTGTTCAAGTTGATATGGTATTACTATCCGCATCCTACCTGCTGATTCTCGAAGTGAAAAATATAAAAGGGACCCTTTACTTAGATCCTTATATTCAACTGCTTCGAGTGATTGATTCAGAAGAAGAAGCGTTTCCGGATCCGATTTTACAAACGGAACGGCAACAGAAGAAGTTAATTTCATGGCTTACCTCTTACCAGTTACCGATGCTTCCTATCGAGTTTCTCATTGTGATTAGCGATTCTCAAAACCGCTCCTCCCCATAA
- a CDS encoding S-layer homology domain-containing protein — protein MKRIMILFITTWFLLPSMNSSAATNFPDVKEDFWAYDEIHFLVENQIIRGYKDGNFGPNDPIKRMQAAEMLVKGLGLSTENRPNPNFKDLKPGDYGYEYAATLADEGIMTGSNGYFKPWDTLTRGQMAKILAEAYDLLYVYDSEFTDVPYDHWAYDYVSSLFDNHITTGYPDATYRPNGNLTRAQFAAFMARILNDSFKQTVLINPINYEWDQEGGLTLLVEFKNNFDYPVELRDTMVAVTADGEIIAEGLFEFTADEFSLKAKDTAQIGLYFSPDLVYYVTEMNNIKLYSHTNFVKN, from the coding sequence ATGAAGCGGATTATGATTCTTTTTATTACAACATGGTTCCTGTTACCTAGCATGAACTCGTCAGCCGCCACTAATTTCCCAGATGTAAAGGAAGACTTTTGGGCTTACGATGAAATTCATTTTCTTGTAGAAAATCAAATTATTAGAGGATACAAGGACGGGAATTTTGGGCCAAATGACCCGATTAAACGAATGCAAGCGGCAGAGATGTTAGTGAAAGGCCTCGGTCTAAGCACAGAAAATCGTCCAAATCCAAATTTTAAAGATCTTAAACCAGGCGATTATGGCTATGAATACGCTGCTACATTAGCAGATGAAGGAATTATGACTGGAAGTAATGGCTATTTTAAACCATGGGATACATTGACAAGAGGCCAAATGGCGAAAATCCTTGCAGAAGCATATGACCTTTTATATGTGTACGATTCTGAATTTACTGATGTGCCGTATGATCATTGGGCTTACGACTACGTATCTAGTTTATTTGATAATCATATAACGACCGGTTACCCTGACGCTACATATCGTCCTAACGGAAATTTAACACGAGCCCAGTTCGCTGCGTTTATGGCAAGAATTCTCAATGATTCCTTCAAACAAACCGTTCTGATAAATCCAATCAATTATGAGTGGGATCAAGAGGGAGGACTCACTCTATTAGTAGAATTCAAAAATAATTTTGATTATCCTGTGGAGTTAAGAGATACTATGGTTGCTGTCACAGCAGATGGTGAAATTATAGCGGAAGGACTATTTGAATTCACAGCCGATGAATTTTCTTTAAAAGCAAAAGATACTGCCCAAATCGGTTTATATTTCTCACCTGATCTCGTTTATTATGTAACCGAAATGAACAACATCAAGCTATATTCACATACTAATTTTGTAAAAAATTAA